CGGCGATCAACAGCACTGCAGAACGCGTCCACACCCTCGGCCCGCGATCGTTGCCCTGCATGGCATCCCCCCATGGCGAGCCTGAGTTCTTCGGTGCGGCGAGTGTATTGGCGAGGCGACCGGCGGAACAAGCGGCAAGTTGTCGGAATTCCGCAATATAGCGGATTGTGCAACGCGTATCCGCTTCGTTCGATCGATTGTTCGATGCGGTGTGCTCGAGTCGTCCTCCGAGAAAGTCGAGGTCACAAATGTGGCGCTGGAACGAAGAGAGCATTTGGCCGGTTGAACCCTGCGTAGTTCGGTCGTACCCTGTCACTCCTTCGTGAGGCCGCGTGCCGATCACTGTCGTCGGTTGATCGCACGTGCAGATGAGTGTGCCGAACACTCGCGTTTCGATCACACGCTTCTCCCTTATCGGGCGTGTTGGGGTTCTGCGAGGTGGGGAACTGGGCTGAACGTGGTCGTAGCGGCCGGCCTGGGGTGTCCCCGTCGGACTGGTCCGACCGGCTCGCTGACCTCGGTGCGACCGTGCTCGAACGGGTCGGCGACCAGCGGTACGTCGTCCTGGCGCCCACCGCCGCCGCGGTCGCCGACCTGGACTTCGTGGCCGAGGTCAGGCCCTACCGGCCGGGGGACACGGCCGACCCGAACAACCTCGTGCTGCCCGGCGGCCCGATCCCGGGCGCGCGGCCGGTGCGCTACGAGGTGCTCGCCCACCGCCCGGCCGACCTGCCCGGCATCCGGGAGTGGCTGGCGCGGCGCGGCTGGCCGGAGGACGGCGTCGGCCGCCGCAAGGTCCGGTTCCGCTGCGCGTTCGGCGATCCCGGCCTGCTGGAGCTGGTGGACCGCCAGGACGTGGCCGCGGTGGACCTCTACGTGCCACCGACCCTGCTCAACGACCACACCGAGCATGTCGTGGACCTGCGTCTCACCCCGCCGGCCCGGCTCGGCTGCAGAGCGACGCGGGGGGTCGGGTCTTACGAGCGGATCGGCATGGTGGCGCGACGGCCGCTGTTGTTCTTGGAAGCGAGCCTCGCCACGGCCGCGTCCGCTTCGTCGCACGAGTCCTCGTGCTTGACGTAGCGGGTGCCAGTTCGGTCACCAGTTGGCGCAGCAGCACGACGGCTTCGCCGTCCGACTTCGGCGCGCTTGAGCGTCAGCGCGTCCAGGCCGGCCTGGGCCGCCCGGTCGGCGCAGGGTTACCAGGCAAACGGTCCGTGTCGCGCCGACCGGGCGCCGCGACACCTGCCGAGCGGTCAGGTGCGGACCGGGGAGACGGGCCCAGTGGTCTCCGCTCGCCCGGAGTCCGATCCGACCGGGACGTTGTGGCAGCACTCCGGCATCTCGGAGCTCAAGCCGCACCGCTCGTCGACGTGCTGGGCGACGATGGCCACCAGACCGTCCGGCGAGGGTAGGTGGGTGGATCCAGTCGTCCACCGTGGCGGCCGGTGGCGTGCGCGGCGGTGTGCGAGCCGGGTTGTGACTTTGTGCCCTGGCCATCCAGGGGGTCGGGGGAGAAGTGTCGGGATCGAGTGCGCACGACGCCGGGGGCAACGGCGGTGAACTGTCCGGGAACTTCGCTGTCCATTGTAGACAGTTGGGGCGTCGGGTGATGTCGAGCAGAACAGGAGGAGAGATGACACGATTACCCCGGACGGTCGGAGCGCTGGCGTTGGCCATGTCGGTGGTCTTGGGGACGTCCGCCGGGCTGGCGTTCGGCGACGAGACCCCGCGCTCGCTGCGGACGACCTCGGAGACCCCGCCCCTGGAGACGCCGCCTCTGGAGACTCCACCCCCAGAGGCGACGATCCCCTCATCGGCGGTGCCGTCGACCCCGGTGGACGCGACAACGTCCGAGCCCTCCGAGCCGCGAGGTGAGCCAGCGGCTGTCACCGAGCAGCCCGACCTGCGCCTCACCGTGGCGTTCGACAAGGCGTCGTACGAACCCGCCGACCTCGTCTTGCTCCGGGCCACCATCGTGAACGTCGGCGCCGTGGCCGCTTCGACCTTGTGGCTGGAGTCCTCGGGGAACCTGACACCTTACTTGTGGCGCTTCGAAGGTTCCTCCGTTGCGGACCTCGCGCCCGGGGAGTCGGTCCAGGCGGAGGCGTCCGCCTACGTGGCGGACGTGGCCGGCGGAGTGGTCCGCGTGACCGTGGAGGTGCAAGCGGACCAAGTCGACGCGCAGCCCGCCGACAACACGACCACAGTCACCGCCCCGCTCAGGGTGGTCCGCAGTGGCTTCACCGGACTCGTGTACGGCGACCTGAACGCGAACCAGGCGCCGGACCCGGGCGAGGCGCTGGCGGGTCTGCGGGTGTACACCTCCGGCGGCGCTCCGACCGGCTTCTACGAGACGGTGGCCGACAGTGAGGGCCGCTTCGCCTTCCACGGCCTGTTGGCAGGCTCCTACACGGTGTACGGCGACTCGCCCGACTGGGTCTTCCCCGGCGCCGCGGTGCGGGTCGACGGCAGCGGGGAGCCCGACGTGCCCGTGCGGGGCGACAACAGGGTCGACGGCTGGCTCACCGGCACGCTGGCGTTCACCCAGCCGACCTACGCAGCGGGGGACACGGCACGGCTGGTCGTCACGCTCACCAACAGCGGGCGGGGGTCGATTGCGGGCCTGATCGCCGTCTGCACCTCGACCAGCAGCGCCGCGGTGGACTACGGCGAACTGACCCCGGACGCGGCGGGTGCGACCGTCCCGGCGGCGTCCACACGGATCTTCGAGATCGACTACCCCGTCGACGCGTCCACCGCGAACGCCGGGTTCCTGGAGGTGAGCTGCCTCATCGGCAAGCCTCCGGACCACTACGGCATGGTCAAGGCCGCCGCCGCGACCCGGGTTCCGGGCCTGCGCGCGGCCCGGGTCGTGGGCCGCCTCCTCACCCAGGACACGAACCACTGCGGCTGCCGGCCCACATTCCGCCCGGTGCCCGACACGAAGCTCTACCTGCGCCACCAACTCACCGGGCAGATCATGGCCCGGGACACCACCGACGCGAACGGGCGGTTCGAGTTCCTCGACATCCCGGCCGACCGCTACGACGTCGGCGTGGTCGGGCCTTGGACGGGCGAATCCGGCACCACGCCGGTCCTCCTTGCCGACGCGCTCGCCGACGGAAGCCGAACACACGTCGTCATCGTGGTCCCGGGGCCGGACCAACCGGACCCCGAGCCGGCACCGATCCCGCCGCCGACGGGTGACGCGGGCGGCACACCCGAACCGGCGCCGCTGGCCGCGACGGGCGCGACCCTCGGGTGGCTCGCGATAGCGGGTCTGGTGTCGCTGGTCGGCGGAGCAGGCCTGGTGTTCGGCACCCGACGCCGGACAGCCTGATCGGTTGAGGCGGTGTCAGGCACTGGAGCTCGTCGCACTGCCACGACGGGCGTGGGCGGGCGATGGTCGTGGTGCGGGACGGTGAGGAGGGGTCCGGTGGACGTCCAGGAACATGTGCTGTCGCGGGCGGTCGAGGGGGATCGGCGTGCGGTGGAGCAGGTGTTGGCGGCGGTACGCCCGCTGGTGTCGCGGTACTGCAGTGGTCGATTGCCGCGGTGGGACGCCGCCGAGGTGGTGGACGTGGTGGAGGAGACATTGATCGGGGTGCTCACCGCGTTGCCGTCGGTCCGGGCGCAGGATCAGGTGGTGAATCTCTCCAAGTCGATCACGCACGACTAAGGGCAAGACGGCCGTCTAACGAAGCAAGCCCGGGTCGAGCGGTACGTCGAACTCCTGATGACGCCGGTCTAGACGGTAGGGAAGGGCACTCACATGGCCAGTGAGAAGGAGTACCGGGACCTGTTCGACCGGGTCGCGGCCTTGCGTGGACGGGTCGCGAACGAGCTGTCCGGTGAGTTGAGCACGAACCCGGAACTCGCCGACGCCATCGTCAAGCAACTCGACGAGATGCTCACGGCCGTCGACACCGCCGAGCGGACGGTACCTTCGTCCCCAGACGGCGGCTTGGCGCAGTTGGTGGGCATCGGCACGGAGGCCGCCGCCGAACTCGGTCAGGCGCGGATGCCTCGCGGGGTGGACCAGTACGACGAGAGCGTCGCCTCCGAACGGATGCTGGCAGTCGGTGACCTGTACTACCTCTACCAGCACGAGCGGATCGGCGTGTTCCGCGTCGTGCAGAAACTCCAAGAGCTGTTCCAGGGTGGTGCGATCCGGCTGTCCGACTGGCCCGGTGCGTATGGCCTGTACAGGTTCGACCGCCGTGACGTCCTGCGCTACACGCGCAAGG
This DNA window, taken from Saccharothrix variisporea, encodes the following:
- a CDS encoding helix-turn-helix domain-containing protein; protein product: MDVQEHVLSRAVEGDRRAVEQVLAAVRPLVSRYCSGRLPRWDAAEVVDVVEETLIGVLTALPSVRAQDQVVNLSKSITHD
- a CDS encoding LPXTG cell wall anchor domain-containing protein, with protein sequence MTRLPRTVGALALAMSVVLGTSAGLAFGDETPRSLRTTSETPPLETPPLETPPPEATIPSSAVPSTPVDATTSEPSEPRGEPAAVTEQPDLRLTVAFDKASYEPADLVLLRATIVNVGAVAASTLWLESSGNLTPYLWRFEGSSVADLAPGESVQAEASAYVADVAGGVVRVTVEVQADQVDAQPADNTTTVTAPLRVVRSGFTGLVYGDLNANQAPDPGEALAGLRVYTSGGAPTGFYETVADSEGRFAFHGLLAGSYTVYGDSPDWVFPGAAVRVDGSGEPDVPVRGDNRVDGWLTGTLAFTQPTYAAGDTARLVVTLTNSGRGSIAGLIAVCTSTSSAAVDYGELTPDAAGATVPAASTRIFEIDYPVDASTANAGFLEVSCLIGKPPDHYGMVKAAAATRVPGLRAARVVGRLLTQDTNHCGCRPTFRPVPDTKLYLRHQLTGQIMARDTTDANGRFEFLDIPADRYDVGVVGPWTGESGTTPVLLADALADGSRTHVVIVVPGPDQPDPEPAPIPPPTGDAGGTPEPAPLAATGATLGWLAIAGLVSLVGGAGLVFGTRRRTA